Proteins encoded within one genomic window of Eurosta solidaginis isolate ZX-2024a chromosome 1, ASM4086904v1, whole genome shotgun sequence:
- the Aos1 gene encoding SUMO-activating enzyme subunit 1: MEIDNNKENKNGIELTEAENELYDRQIRLWGLESQKRLRTAKVLVSGLSGIGAEVTKNLILSGVHSVRLQDEKIVTEEDFCAQFLVPRAAVGKNRAEASIERARALNPMVEISADTEALSSKDSNYFAQFDVVVVIGATNSELLRIDNICRDKRVKFFAGDVWGMLGYCFADLQEHSFVEDVAKHKVISKPNEKVKTELVTASVQRTMCFPPFSAVTDFDINALIFQKKIKRTGPALILSRVLQEFRETSQRDPSYKTRDADVGELKRIRNEITSASSLPDQYFENVFAQISPTAAVVGGVLAQEVIKVVSKKEAPHCNVFLFDPETCCGFIETIGMK, translated from the exons ATGGAAATCGACAATAACAAGGAAAATAAGAATGGCATAGAACTCACCGAGGCCGAAAATGAATTATATGACAGACAAATTCGTCTTTGGGGATTGGAGTCGCAAAAAAG ATTACGAACGGCGAAAGTTCTTGTGTCAGGATTAAGTGGTATTGGAGCGGAGGTAACGAAAAATCTCATTCTTTCGGGTGTACATTCCGTTAGGTTACAAGACGAAAAAATAGTAACCGAAGAGGACTTTTGTGCACAGTTTTTAGTTCCGCGCGCCGCTGTTGGCAAAAACAGAGCAGAGGCGTCAATCGAAAGAGCGCGTGCACTCAACCCGATGGTAGAAATATCCGCTGATACAGAAGCACTATCTTCAAAAGACTCTAATTACTTTGCACAGTTTGACGTGGTTGTTGTAATTGGGGCAACCAATTCAGAACTATTACGTATTGACAATATTTGTCGTGACAAACGTGTAAAGTTCTTTGCCGGTGATGTATGGGGGATGTTAGGATATTGTTTTGCGGACCTTCAAGAACATAGCTTTGTCGA ggaCGTTGCAAAACACAAAGTTATTTCCAAACCCAATGAAAAAGTTAAAACTGAGCTTGTTACTGCATCTGTACAGCGGACCATGTGTTTCCCACCTTTTAGTGCTGTTACTGATTTTGATATCAACGCACTAATATTCCAAAAGAAAATTAAACGGACCGGGCCGGCTTTAATATTGTCTCGAGTCCTACAAGAGTTCCGTGAAACCTCACAGCGGGATCCTTCTTACAAAACGCGGGATGCAGATGTTGGCGAATTAAAACGTATACGAAATGAAATAACTAGTGCATCATCTTTGCCTGATCAATATTTTGAGAACGTGTTTGCACAAATTTCTCCTACTGCGGCAGTAGTCGGTGGTGTTTTGGCACAAGAGGTTATCAAAGTGGTATCCAAGAAAGAAGCACCTCATTGCAATGTATTTCTCTTTGATCCAGAGACTTGTTGTGGATTTATAGAAACTATTGGAATGAAATAA
- the Prosalpha2 gene encoding proteasome subunit alpha type-2 — protein MASERYSFSLTTFSPSGKLVQLEYALAAVAAGATSVGIVASDGVVIATENKYKSPLYEEHSVHRVEPITDHIGMVYSGLVPDYRPLLKRARKMAQQYFLVYKEPMPVSQLVQQVANVMQEYTQSGGVRPFGVSLLICGWDSGKPYLFQCDPTGAFFAWKATALGKNAQSCKTYMEKRFNLQTNNSVSQSLDDAVVDAMRTLKGGFEGVMTKDNIEVGICTEKGFRRLTPTEIDDHLSNAN, from the exons ATGGCATCTGAACGTTACAGTTTCTCTTTGACAACCTTCAG tCCCTCGGGAAAGCTTGTTCAATTGGAATATGCCTTGGCAGCGGTTGCCGCTGGCGCAACATCAGTTGGTATAGTCG CATCGGATGGAGTTGTAATAGCCACAGAAAATAAATATAAGTCACCATTATACGAGGAGCATAGTGTGCATAGAGTTGAACCCATCACTGATCATATAGGCATGGTGTATTCCGGTCTTGTGCCTGATTATCGCCCACTTCTTAAACGTGCGCGCAAAATGGCTCAACAGTATTTCTTAGTTTACAAGGAACCTATGCCTGTCTCACAATTAGTTCAGCAAGTTGCTAATGTAATGCAGGAGTACACTCAGTCGGG TGGTGTCCGACCATTTGGTGTTTCCTTGCTTATTTGTGGTTGGGATTCGGGAAAGCCTTACTTGTTCCAATGTGACCCAACAGGTGCATTTTTTGCATGGAAAGCAACTGCCCTCGGTAAAAACGCACAAAGTTGCAAGACATATATGGAAAAGAG ATTCAACTTGCAAACAAATAATTCCGTTTCTCAGTCGCTTGATGATGCAGTAGTAGATGCCATGCGTACATTAAAAGGTGGGTTCGAAGGCGTGATGACTAAAGATAACATTGAAGTAGGAATATGCACCGAAAAGGGTTTCCGGCGTCTTACACCCACGGAAATAGATGATCACCTTTCTAATGCAAACTAA